The Lysobacter panacisoli genome includes a window with the following:
- the pbpC gene encoding penicillin-binding protein 1C, giving the protein MQGALAALSLLIAAMLLDLAFPLPLPDSRGQGAVVVAADGTPLRAFADVDGIWRYPTTPERVSPLYLQALLTYEDRWFWRHPGINPVAMVRAAVQWARSGRVVSGGSTLTMQVARILDAGHGRAPRTPWRKVRQMLRAVQLEVHLDKREILTLYLDRAPFGGTVEGVEAASWAYLGKPASRLSHAEAALLAVLPQSPSRLRPDREPERARIARDKVLARMQRTGVWSADVVADARVESVVARSLQPPRHAPLLAQRLRVERPDSTRLTSTIDLELQRTLEERVSAYFSGLPGRTSAALLVVDNATLEARAYVGSLEFADAASLGHVDMVRAWRSPGSTLKPFLYGLALDDGLIHSESLLVDAPQSFGNYRPGNFDAAFNGPVGVAQALRLSLNVPAVDLLDRVGPARFSARLAHAGIRLQWPPGAEPNLSMILGGTGARLEDLVGAYAALNRNGVAGRVRYTPDAPRVDRRLLSPGAAWIVREILEANPRSGVANETFDPRGRTRVAWKTGTSYGFRDAWALGSTRRYTVGVWVGRPDGTPLPGQYGAVTALPLLFEVIDSLPHQRGDAAPVPMPATVAEVEVCWPLGLPLDSQAPQLCRRRMPAWTLDGSLPPTFAERDARLWNAGVERFEVDARNGLRLSAECTREHERIAREIARWPALASPWLSSESRRAAQLPALSPDCVADGREASESLRIEGVSDRATLASAPGSTHGVRLALRALGSPARVRWLLDGRLIGESAGEGSFVHDFGDAGDHHLTALADSGAWSRVSFRVLP; this is encoded by the coding sequence ATGCAGGGCGCATTGGCGGCGCTGTCGCTGCTGATCGCGGCGATGCTGCTTGACCTGGCGTTCCCGCTGCCGTTGCCGGATTCGCGCGGGCAGGGCGCGGTCGTGGTCGCGGCCGACGGCACGCCGCTGCGCGCGTTCGCCGACGTCGATGGCATCTGGCGCTATCCGACGACGCCGGAACGCGTCTCGCCGCTGTACCTGCAGGCGCTGCTGACCTACGAGGACCGCTGGTTCTGGCGGCATCCGGGCATTAATCCGGTCGCGATGGTGCGCGCCGCCGTGCAATGGGCACGCAGCGGACGCGTGGTGTCGGGCGGTTCTACACTGACGATGCAGGTCGCGCGCATCCTCGACGCCGGCCACGGACGCGCACCGCGTACGCCGTGGCGCAAGGTGCGGCAGATGCTGCGCGCGGTGCAGCTGGAAGTTCACCTGGACAAGCGCGAGATCCTCACCCTGTATCTCGATCGCGCGCCGTTCGGTGGCACGGTCGAAGGCGTGGAGGCGGCGAGCTGGGCGTACCTCGGAAAGCCGGCCTCGCGCCTTTCGCACGCGGAAGCGGCATTGCTCGCGGTCCTGCCGCAATCGCCGAGCCGGCTGCGGCCCGATCGCGAGCCCGAGCGTGCGCGCATCGCCCGCGACAAGGTGCTCGCGCGCATGCAGCGGACCGGCGTGTGGTCCGCCGATGTGGTCGCGGATGCGCGTGTCGAGTCCGTGGTCGCGCGCTCGCTGCAGCCCCCACGACATGCGCCGCTGCTCGCGCAGCGCCTGCGCGTGGAGCGGCCGGATTCGACGCGGTTGACCTCGACGATCGACCTGGAGCTGCAACGCACGCTTGAGGAGCGTGTCTCGGCCTATTTCTCCGGCCTGCCTGGGCGCACCTCGGCAGCGCTGCTCGTGGTCGACAACGCCACGCTCGAAGCGCGCGCATACGTCGGCTCGCTGGAGTTCGCCGACGCCGCAAGCCTGGGCCACGTCGACATGGTGCGTGCGTGGCGTTCGCCGGGTTCGACGCTCAAGCCGTTCCTGTACGGACTGGCGCTGGACGATGGCCTGATCCATTCCGAGAGCCTGCTGGTCGACGCGCCGCAGTCGTTCGGCAATTACCGGCCTGGCAATTTCGATGCGGCGTTCAACGGGCCGGTCGGCGTGGCGCAGGCCTTGCGGCTCTCGCTCAACGTGCCGGCCGTGGACCTGCTCGACCGCGTCGGTCCCGCGCGGTTCTCCGCGCGTCTGGCGCACGCCGGCATCCGCCTGCAGTGGCCGCCCGGTGCGGAGCCGAACCTGTCGATGATCCTCGGCGGCACCGGCGCGCGGCTGGAGGATCTCGTCGGCGCCTACGCCGCGCTCAATCGCAACGGTGTCGCCGGACGTGTGCGCTACACGCCCGACGCGCCGCGCGTGGATCGCCGTCTGCTGTCGCCGGGCGCGGCGTGGATCGTGCGCGAGATCCTCGAAGCCAATCCGCGTTCCGGCGTCGCCAACGAAACTTTCGATCCGCGTGGACGAACCCGCGTCGCCTGGAAGACCGGCACGAGCTACGGCTTCCGCGATGCGTGGGCGCTGGGCAGTACGCGCCGTTACACGGTGGGCGTGTGGGTCGGTCGACCCGATGGCACGCCGCTGCCGGGTCAGTACGGCGCGGTGACGGCGCTGCCGCTGCTGTTCGAGGTGATCGACAGTCTGCCGCACCAGCGTGGCGACGCGGCACCGGTGCCGATGCCGGCGACGGTCGCCGAGGTCGAGGTGTGTTGGCCGCTCGGCCTGCCACTCGATTCGCAGGCGCCGCAGCTGTGCCGGCGTCGGATGCCGGCGTGGACGCTCGACGGCTCGCTGCCGCCGACTTTCGCCGAGCGCGATGCCCGGCTATGGAATGCGGGCGTGGAGCGCTTCGAGGTCGACGCGCGCAACGGCCTGCGGCTGTCGGCGGAATGTACGCGCGAGCACGAACGGATCGCGCGCGAGATCGCCCGCTGGCCGGCACTCGCGTCGCCGTGGCTATCGAGCGAATCGCGCCGCGCGGCGCAGTTGCCGGCGCTGTCGCCCGATTGCGTCGCCGACGGTCGCGAGGCCAGCGAGTCGTTGCGGATCGAAGGCGTGTCCGATCGCGCCACGCTCGCCAGCGCACCGGGCAGCACGCACGGCGTGCGACTGGCGCTGCGTGCGTTGGGCAGTCCGGCGCGCGTGCGCTGGCTGCTGGACGGGCGACTGATCGGCGAGTCGGCGGGCGAGGGCAGCTTCGTGCACGACTTCGGCGACGCCGGCGACCACCACCTGACCGCGCTGGCCGACAGTGGCGCGTGGTCGCGCGTGAGTTTCCGCGTGCTGCCGTGA